One Terriglobales bacterium genomic window carries:
- a CDS encoding cupin domain-containing protein: protein MDVVNLKEKLSRFSQHWSPKIVGEVNDCYIKLVKFQGPFVWHHHDHEDELFFVVKGSFRMRLQDGDRTIREGEFLIVPRGVEHMPVADQECHVMLIEPRTTLNTGNLRNERTLEELERI, encoded by the coding sequence ATGGATGTCGTCAACCTGAAGGAAAAGCTGTCGCGGTTCTCCCAGCACTGGTCGCCGAAGATCGTCGGCGAGGTCAACGACTGCTACATCAAGCTGGTGAAGTTCCAGGGGCCGTTCGTGTGGCACCACCACGACCACGAAGACGAACTGTTCTTCGTGGTGAAGGGCAGCTTCCGCATGCGCCTGCAGGACGGCGACCGCACCATCCGCGAGGGCGAGTTCCTCATTGTCCCCCGCGGGGTGGAGCACATGCCGGTGGCCGACCAGGAGTGCCACGTCATGCTCATCGAGCCGCGCACCACGCTGAACACCGGTAATCTGAGGAACGAGCGCACGCTGGAAGAGCTGGAGCGGATCTAG
- the obgE gene encoding GTPase ObgE — protein MFIDEAKIRVKAGDGGNGCVAFRREKFVPRGGPSGGDGGRGGDVVMESSEQHNTLVHFRFNPEYRAERGRHGEGSNRTGREGESIVLKVPVGTILYDDVTGERVHDFRGPDERVVIARGGRGGRGNQNFATPTHQAPRECEPGRPGEERAYRLELKLLADVGLVGYPNVGKSTLISRISAARPKIADYPFTTLEPNLGVVVIGKADDPKGFSFVLADIPGLIEGAHHGAGLGTQFLRHIERTRLLVHLVDVSDASGRPDPIQDFEVILNELKSFGAGLENKPMLVAASKLDIANKQKLAKLERFCTRKRLKLYEISAVTGKGIEDLRHAMGERVKRLRERATEMDEQKSAGRVEEYELVPDSSSSTRKRRSRNAPSG, from the coding sequence ATGTTCATTGATGAGGCCAAGATCCGCGTCAAGGCCGGCGATGGCGGCAACGGCTGCGTGGCCTTCCGGCGGGAGAAGTTCGTGCCCCGTGGCGGGCCCTCGGGCGGCGACGGCGGGCGCGGCGGCGACGTGGTCATGGAATCCAGCGAGCAGCACAACACGCTGGTCCACTTCCGCTTCAACCCCGAGTACCGGGCGGAGCGCGGCCGCCACGGCGAGGGCTCGAACCGCACCGGACGTGAAGGCGAATCGATCGTGCTCAAGGTCCCGGTCGGCACCATCCTGTACGACGATGTCACAGGAGAGCGGGTGCACGATTTCCGCGGCCCTGATGAGCGGGTGGTGATCGCCCGCGGCGGACGAGGCGGACGCGGCAATCAGAACTTCGCTACCCCCACGCACCAGGCGCCGCGTGAATGCGAGCCTGGCCGTCCCGGCGAGGAGCGCGCCTATCGCCTCGAATTGAAGCTGCTGGCCGACGTGGGGCTGGTGGGGTATCCCAACGTAGGCAAGAGCACGCTGATCTCCCGCATCTCGGCGGCGCGGCCCAAGATCGCCGACTATCCCTTCACTACCCTGGAGCCGAACCTGGGCGTCGTCGTAATCGGCAAGGCCGACGACCCCAAAGGCTTCAGCTTCGTGCTCGCGGACATTCCCGGCCTCATCGAGGGCGCGCACCACGGCGCCGGCCTGGGCACCCAGTTCCTGCGCCACATCGAGCGCACGCGCCTCCTGGTGCACCTGGTGGACGTCTCCGACGCCAGTGGCCGGCCCGACCCCATCCAGGATTTCGAAGTCATCCTGAATGAGCTCAAGAGCTTTGGCGCCGGCCTGGAGAACAAGCCGATGCTCGTGGCGGCCTCCAAGCTCGACATCGCCAACAAGCAGAAGCTCGCTAAGCTGGAGCGTTTCTGCACCCGCAAGAGGCTGAAGCTCTATGAGATCTCTGCCGTGACCGGCAAGGGCATCGAGGACCTCCGGCACGCCATGGGCGAGCGGGTGAAAAGGCTGCGCGAGCGCGCGACGGAGATGGACGAGCAGAAGTCAGCCGGGCGGGTCGAAGAATACGAGCTTGTACCCGACAGCTCCAGTTCGACGCGCAAGCGCCGCTCGCGCAATGCGCCGTCGGGATGA
- a CDS encoding nuclear transport factor 2 family protein: MRRALLLIMLLFLSVCSNAQLTTKKHKHATAEHKAAGVDAALLQKVWDAWCTLDAANAAKYYDAAPGNVFFDITPLAYHGWSEYEKGVKPVLAGFKSASAKLDDIRVHPAGNAYWATAIVHMAYETKDGASVKGDWRYTSVWEKRGGEWRIVHDHASVPLPSEEKKK, translated from the coding sequence ATGAGACGAGCCCTGCTGCTGATCATGTTGCTGTTCCTGAGCGTCTGTTCGAATGCACAACTGACCACCAAGAAACACAAGCACGCGACAGCGGAGCACAAGGCCGCGGGCGTGGACGCCGCGCTGCTGCAGAAGGTCTGGGATGCCTGGTGCACTCTCGACGCGGCCAATGCGGCCAAGTACTACGACGCGGCGCCGGGGAACGTCTTCTTCGACATCACTCCGCTCGCCTACCACGGCTGGTCCGAGTACGAGAAGGGAGTGAAGCCGGTGCTTGCCGGCTTCAAGTCGGCAAGCGCCAAGCTCGACGACATCCGGGTGCATCCCGCCGGCAACGCCTACTGGGCGACGGCGATCGTGCACATGGCCTACGAGACCAAGGACGGCGCCAGCGTCAAAGGCGATTGGCGTTACACGTCGGTATGGGAGAAACGCGGGGGCGAGTGGAGAATCGTTCACGACCACGCCAGCGTCCCGCTGCCGTCGGAGGAAAAGAAAAAATAG
- a CDS encoding class I SAM-dependent methyltransferase, with protein MRTCPICARDNRDQPAHPCSQAPWELKCCAGCGLLYLVNPPGAEQLKQEFAWEKTWAQERERRKGLASSLSRGLKAIFQTDKLTAFIRRYVRSGRVLDVGCSSGWALERLPAGFVPFGIEISDEAARRAQEKFSTRGGRVVHGDALSALAQWEQDFFDGVVMSSYLEHEPAPRPVLEAARRAMRPGASLIAKVPNYASWNRAVRGARWCGFRYPDHVNYFTPALLVRLLKDSGFDILRFGPLDHIPTSDNMWLIAAKPQT; from the coding sequence ATGCGCACCTGCCCCATCTGCGCCCGCGACAACCGCGACCAGCCGGCACATCCCTGCTCACAGGCGCCGTGGGAGCTCAAGTGTTGTGCGGGGTGCGGCCTGCTGTACCTGGTGAATCCTCCGGGGGCGGAGCAGCTCAAGCAGGAATTCGCCTGGGAAAAGACGTGGGCACAGGAGCGCGAGCGCCGCAAAGGGCTGGCCAGCTCCCTCAGCCGCGGGCTCAAAGCCATCTTCCAGACCGACAAGCTGACTGCATTCATCCGCCGCTACGTGCGCTCGGGGCGCGTGCTCGATGTCGGCTGCAGCAGCGGCTGGGCGCTCGAGCGCTTGCCGGCAGGGTTCGTCCCCTTCGGGATCGAGATCTCGGACGAGGCCGCGCGGCGCGCGCAGGAGAAGTTCTCCACCCGCGGAGGCCGGGTCGTCCATGGCGATGCGCTGTCAGCGCTGGCGCAGTGGGAGCAGGACTTCTTCGACGGGGTAGTGATGAGCAGTTACCTGGAGCATGAGCCTGCGCCCCGGCCAGTGCTGGAGGCAGCGCGGCGCGCCATGCGCCCGGGCGCTTCGCTCATCGCCAAGGTGCCGAACTACGCCAGCTGGAACCGCGCGGTGCGAGGCGCACGCTGGTGCGGCTTCCGCTACCCCGATCACGTGAACTACTTCACCCCGGCGCTGCTGGTGCGCCTGCTGAAGGACTCGGGCTTCGACATCCTGCGCTTCGGGCCGCTGGACCACATCCCCACCAGCGACAACATGTGGCTCATCGCAGCCAAACCACAAACGTAG
- the rpmA gene encoding 50S ribosomal protein L27 produces MAHKKGLGSSRNGRDSNAQRLGVKAFGGQLVPGGSIIVRQRGTRIKPGLNVGRGKDDTLFAKVTGVIKFVDKGSSGKFVMIEPLEAAKA; encoded by the coding sequence ATGGCACACAAGAAAGGTTTAGGCAGCTCACGGAACGGCCGCGATTCCAATGCGCAGCGGCTGGGCGTCAAGGCGTTCGGCGGACAGCTCGTCCCCGGCGGCAGCATCATCGTGCGCCAGCGCGGCACCCGCATCAAGCCGGGCCTCAATGTCGGCCGCGGCAAGGACGACACGCTTTTTGCTAAGGTCACCGGCGTCATCAAGTTCGTGGACAAGGGCTCCTCGGGCAAGTTCGTCATGATCGAGCCCCTCGAGGCCGCCAAGGCATAA
- a CDS encoding cyclase family protein — protein MLVDLSHIIEPGMPSYPGLPEPKFRVVRAHGDETGYAPGTSFQIAGYDLGGNTATYVDSPFHRHPSGADLAGVPLERLAHLPGVLIGAAEEGPIEASAFRSFDLRGRAVLLYTGWSRRWGGDYFRSGPYLTGEACDALVKAGAVLVGIDCANIDNMKDPARPAHTRLLGAGIPIVEHLTNLNALAGQGFRFSAVPPAIRGGTSFPVRAFAVCD, from the coding sequence ATGCTCGTAGATCTCAGCCACATCATCGAACCCGGGATGCCGTCGTATCCCGGGCTGCCCGAGCCCAAGTTCCGCGTCGTGCGCGCGCACGGCGACGAGACTGGCTATGCACCCGGCACTAGCTTCCAGATCGCCGGTTACGATCTTGGAGGCAACACCGCCACGTATGTGGACTCGCCCTTCCACCGCCATCCGTCCGGCGCTGACCTGGCCGGCGTGCCTCTGGAGAGGTTGGCGCATCTGCCCGGCGTGCTCATCGGCGCGGCCGAGGAAGGGCCCATCGAGGCATCCGCGTTCCGCAGTTTCGATCTGCGCGGGCGGGCGGTGCTGCTCTACACCGGCTGGTCGCGCCGCTGGGGCGGAGATTACTTCCGCTCCGGGCCGTATCTCACCGGCGAGGCCTGCGACGCGCTGGTGAAGGCGGGCGCGGTGCTGGTGGGCATCGACTGCGCCAACATCGACAACATGAAAGATCCGGCGCGCCCGGCGCACACCCGCTTGCTGGGAGCCGGCATCCCCATCGTCGAGCACCTGACCAACCTGAACGCGCTGGCGGGGCAGGGCTTCCGCTTCTCCGCCGTGCCGCCCGCCATCCGCGGCGGCACCTCGTTCCCGGTGCGCGCCTTCGCGGTCTGCGATTGA
- a CDS encoding tetratricopeptide repeat protein, with the protein MKAIRQRAVSVLLLALLISTAAGAARKHAPAHQAPPEDPVAVAIDHLRNLEYDPAENLLLEFQQKHPDDLRAWNLLGTVILYREMFQRGLLESHLYGKKGEVFQPTTTPVSEEFERKLFEVLDKAHALADTRLQKDPNDRDALYWGGVSHGTRATYLFAVKRSYTAALGQAKAANKQHKALLKLDPAYVDANLIVGVQDYVVGSLPWPVKVLAALVGAHGNREQGLREIELVAQKGNYARDDARTVLAVLYQREERWGDARRVLEELAQRFPRGFLSANELAAVCSRLDDWRCVAATYDELLAKYHAGPPNPSWKRFWVAKALYLSGQAHVKLGEDEPALARYGEAAQLSGDEAYIRRAQLADAELLQRLGRSEEARQHYQQLASAFPDSEEGKAARKALRQ; encoded by the coding sequence ATGAAGGCGATCCGGCAACGCGCGGTTTCGGTCCTCCTCCTGGCCCTGCTGATCTCCACAGCGGCAGGAGCCGCCCGGAAGCATGCTCCGGCGCACCAGGCTCCTCCCGAAGATCCGGTCGCTGTGGCTATCGACCACCTGCGGAACCTGGAATACGACCCGGCGGAGAACCTGCTCCTGGAGTTCCAGCAAAAGCATCCGGACGACCTGCGGGCCTGGAACCTGCTGGGGACCGTCATCCTCTACCGCGAGATGTTCCAGCGCGGCCTGCTGGAGTCGCACCTCTACGGCAAGAAGGGCGAGGTCTTTCAGCCGACCACCACGCCCGTCAGCGAGGAGTTCGAACGAAAGCTGTTCGAGGTGCTGGACAAGGCGCACGCCTTGGCCGACACCCGGCTGCAGAAGGACCCCAATGACCGCGACGCGCTCTACTGGGGAGGCGTCAGCCACGGCACACGCGCCACCTATCTCTTCGCCGTGAAGCGCTCGTACACGGCGGCGCTGGGCCAGGCCAAGGCCGCCAACAAGCAGCACAAGGCGCTGCTCAAGCTCGATCCTGCCTACGTGGATGCCAACCTGATCGTCGGGGTGCAGGACTACGTAGTCGGGTCGCTGCCCTGGCCGGTCAAGGTCCTGGCGGCGCTGGTGGGGGCGCATGGCAACCGCGAGCAGGGACTGCGGGAGATCGAGCTGGTGGCACAGAAAGGTAACTACGCCCGCGACGACGCCCGCACCGTGCTGGCTGTCCTCTATCAGCGGGAGGAGCGTTGGGGCGATGCCCGCCGCGTCCTGGAAGAGCTGGCGCAACGCTTCCCGCGCGGCTTCCTCTCGGCCAACGAGCTGGCGGCGGTGTGCTCGCGGCTCGACGACTGGCGCTGCGTGGCCGCGACGTACGATGAGCTGCTGGCGAAGTATCACGCCGGTCCACCCAACCCGTCCTGGAAGCGCTTCTGGGTGGCCAAGGCGCTGTACCTCTCCGGGCAGGCGCACGTGAAGCTGGGGGAGGACGAGCCGGCACTGGCGCGCTACGGCGAGGCCGCCCAGCTCTCCGGCGATGAGGCTTACATCCGGCGCGCCCAGCTGGCGGATGCCGAACTGCTGCAACGCCTGGGACGCAGCGAGGAGGCACGGCAGCATTACCAGCAACTGGCTTCCGCATTCCCCGACAGCGAAGAAGGAAAGGCAGCCCGCAAAGCGCTACGGCAGTGA
- the nadD gene encoding nicotinate (nicotinamide) nucleotide adenylyltransferase — MNIGLLGGTFDPVHRGHLAVARAAARKFRLEQVLFVPSSVPPHRQGRPLAPYHHRFAMLTLALQRKRSFVPSSLEAPPEPGAPAFSCGPGFSYSIDTVRALKRHLGKNDKLFFLIGIDAFMDIAKWHESEALLREVDFIVASRPEFSLGDIGKALPQSLRPDLKTIRTFRNAATTLPLGATAVHLLDDVNVRISASQVRAAARRGASLGRLVDPAVAEYIRKTHLYRPSSEGQQARRKFRAL, encoded by the coding sequence ATGAACATCGGGCTTTTGGGCGGCACCTTCGATCCGGTACATCGCGGACACCTGGCGGTGGCGCGGGCCGCGGCGCGCAAGTTCCGGCTCGAGCAGGTGCTCTTCGTTCCTTCCAGCGTGCCGCCGCATCGTCAAGGACGCCCGCTCGCGCCCTACCATCACCGCTTCGCGATGCTCACGCTGGCGTTGCAGCGGAAGAGGTCTTTCGTCCCGTCCTCGCTCGAAGCGCCGCCGGAACCGGGCGCGCCAGCCTTCAGCTGCGGCCCCGGTTTCAGCTATTCCATCGACACCGTCCGCGCCCTGAAGCGGCATCTGGGCAAGAACGACAAGCTTTTCTTCCTCATCGGCATCGATGCCTTCATGGATATTGCCAAATGGCACGAGTCGGAGGCACTGCTGCGCGAGGTGGACTTCATCGTCGCCAGCCGTCCGGAGTTTTCGCTGGGCGACATCGGCAAGGCCCTGCCCCAGAGCCTTCGCCCCGACCTGAAGACCATCCGGACATTCAGGAACGCCGCCACCACTCTGCCGTTGGGCGCGACGGCGGTCCACCTGCTGGACGACGTGAACGTGCGCATCTCCGCCAGCCAGGTCCGCGCCGCCGCCCGCCGCGGGGCTTCCCTCGGCAGGTTGGTCGATCCCGCCGTCGCCGAATACATCCGCAAAACGCATCTTTACCGCCCCTCATCTGAAGGCCAGCAAGCACGGCGAAAATTTCGGGCCCTGTAG
- the rplU gene encoding 50S ribosomal protein L21 has translation MYAVIRSGGKQYRVAPGDVIRVERTPADGGQVVFSDILAVSASEGQVSRPQGDAQVVGRVVEEGRGDKVLVFHYKRKKQYKKLQGHRQPFTAVRITEIAFDGQKFTAPQEPEKPKKEKKAKPAPEEPREVEAALEHHEKKAVHKKKAAAPKHAAPHKAAALKKPLAKKPGKGKKK, from the coding sequence ATGTACGCGGTCATCCGCTCCGGCGGGAAGCAATATCGGGTCGCGCCCGGCGACGTGATCCGGGTGGAACGGACGCCCGCCGATGGCGGCCAGGTGGTCTTCAGCGACATCCTGGCGGTCAGCGCCTCGGAAGGGCAGGTCTCGCGCCCCCAGGGCGACGCCCAGGTGGTCGGGCGGGTGGTCGAGGAAGGCCGCGGCGACAAGGTCCTGGTCTTCCACTACAAGCGCAAGAAGCAGTACAAGAAGCTGCAGGGACACCGCCAGCCGTTCACCGCGGTGCGCATCACTGAGATCGCCTTCGACGGCCAGAAGTTCACCGCTCCCCAGGAGCCGGAGAAGCCGAAGAAGGAAAAGAAGGCCAAGCCGGCGCCGGAAGAGCCCCGCGAGGTGGAAGCGGCCCTTGAGCATCACGAGAAGAAGGCGGTCCACAAGAAGAAGGCGGCCGCGCCCAAGCACGCTGCGCCTCACAAGGCCGCGGCCCTCAAGAAGCCGCTGGCCAAGAAGCCCGGCAAGGGCAAGAAGAAGTAA
- the gyrB gene encoding DNA topoisomerase (ATP-hydrolyzing) subunit B encodes MATRETAVATVKENSKPKKNGANGDGEHDYTAESIKVLGGMEAVRKRPAMYIGSTGEMGLHHLVYEVVDNSVDEALAGFADKIDATIHVDNSITVVDNGRGIPVDEMEVDGEKLPAAQVVMTKLHAGGKFDTSTYKVSGGLHGVGVSVVNALSEELELEIWRDGQTWQQDYAKGEPASKLKKTGNTKKRGTKVWFKPDTSIFTTTEYNFDTLAQRLRELAFLNKGLLITLIDERTTDPKTGESKKAEFKYNGGIAEFIKHLNRGKTVLHDKPIYMEAERGGVAMEIALQYNDGYSETVFSFANNINTVDGGTHLSGFRTSLTRTINYAGQQLGLFKDVKESLTGDDVREGLVAVISVKLPQPQFEGQTKGKLNSDIAGIVQAFVNERLGAYFEQNPPVGRKIINKAIEAARAREAARKARDLTRRKGALDGGGLPGKLADCSERDPQRCELFLVEGESAGGTAKQGRDRRFQAILPLKGKILNVEKARYDKMLGHEEIRAMITALGSGIGKDDFDPSKLRYSKIILMTDADVDGSHIRTLLLTFFFRHMQELIKRGNVFIAQPPLYSIHKGKSHQYIKDDREFVRVMVKRAAEGMVVRYGEGAAKLEGAPLTRFMTTLKDYLDFFEKVDKHIRDEKVSELLARAELTKRVDFEDEKKAPPKKLVALEKQFKAIAKEQGIKSCELKYDDEHNLWELHFVDAQGAERIVNWELASTPEFRQMMSKYSQIKEYLEPPFVVQAVAKNGGANAEEESDAEKADREKAAKKTSKGDVVAKKKTAAMEEVEKQTARDLFEYVLNEGRKDFTVKRYKGLGEMNSEQLWETTMDPERRTLMSVKLEDIAETETIFSTLMGEDVEARRKFIEENALDVKNLDI; translated from the coding sequence ATGGCGACCAGAGAAACGGCTGTGGCAACGGTGAAAGAGAACAGCAAACCGAAGAAGAACGGCGCCAACGGCGACGGCGAACACGATTACACCGCCGAGTCCATCAAGGTGCTGGGCGGGATGGAAGCGGTGCGCAAGCGTCCCGCCATGTACATCGGCTCCACCGGCGAGATGGGCCTGCACCACCTGGTGTACGAAGTCGTGGACAACTCGGTGGACGAAGCCCTGGCCGGATTCGCCGACAAGATCGACGCCACCATCCACGTGGACAACTCCATCACCGTGGTGGACAACGGACGCGGCATTCCCGTGGACGAGATGGAAGTGGACGGCGAGAAGCTGCCCGCGGCCCAGGTGGTGATGACCAAGCTGCACGCCGGCGGCAAGTTTGATACCTCGACCTACAAGGTCTCCGGCGGGCTGCACGGCGTGGGTGTCTCCGTTGTCAACGCGCTCAGCGAAGAGCTGGAGCTGGAGATCTGGCGCGACGGCCAGACCTGGCAACAGGACTACGCCAAGGGAGAGCCGGCCTCGAAGCTGAAGAAGACCGGCAACACCAAGAAGCGCGGCACCAAGGTGTGGTTCAAGCCCGATACCTCCATCTTCACCACCACCGAGTACAACTTCGACACGCTGGCGCAGCGCCTGCGCGAGCTGGCCTTCCTCAACAAGGGCCTGCTGATCACGCTGATCGACGAGCGCACCACCGATCCCAAGACCGGGGAGTCCAAGAAAGCCGAGTTCAAGTACAACGGCGGCATCGCCGAGTTCATCAAGCACCTGAACCGCGGCAAGACCGTGCTGCACGACAAGCCCATCTACATGGAGGCGGAGCGGGGCGGCGTGGCCATGGAGATCGCGCTGCAGTACAACGATGGCTACTCCGAGACGGTCTTCTCCTTCGCCAACAACATCAACACCGTGGATGGCGGCACGCACCTGTCCGGCTTCCGCACCTCCCTGACCCGCACCATCAACTACGCCGGGCAGCAGCTGGGGCTGTTCAAGGACGTGAAGGAGAGCCTGACCGGGGACGACGTGCGCGAAGGCCTGGTGGCGGTGATCTCGGTCAAGCTGCCGCAGCCGCAGTTCGAAGGCCAGACCAAGGGCAAGCTCAATTCCGACATCGCGGGCATCGTGCAGGCCTTCGTCAACGAGCGGCTGGGCGCTTACTTCGAGCAGAACCCGCCGGTGGGGCGCAAGATCATCAACAAGGCCATCGAGGCGGCGCGGGCGCGGGAAGCCGCGCGCAAAGCCCGCGACCTGACGCGCCGCAAGGGGGCGCTCGACGGCGGCGGCCTGCCGGGCAAGCTGGCCGACTGCTCGGAGCGCGATCCGCAGCGCTGCGAGCTGTTCCTGGTGGAGGGCGAGAGCGCCGGCGGCACCGCCAAGCAGGGCCGCGACCGCCGCTTCCAGGCCATCCTGCCGCTGAAGGGCAAGATCCTGAACGTGGAGAAGGCGCGCTACGACAAGATGCTCGGGCACGAGGAGATCCGCGCCATGATCACGGCGCTGGGCTCGGGTATCGGCAAGGACGACTTCGATCCCTCCAAGCTGCGCTACTCCAAGATCATCCTGATGACCGACGCCGACGTGGACGGCTCCCACATCCGCACCCTGCTGCTGACGTTCTTCTTCCGCCACATGCAGGAGCTGATCAAGCGGGGCAACGTGTTCATCGCCCAGCCGCCGCTGTACTCCATCCACAAGGGCAAGTCGCACCAGTACATCAAGGACGACCGCGAGTTCGTGCGAGTCATGGTGAAGCGCGCGGCCGAAGGCATGGTGGTCCGCTACGGCGAAGGCGCCGCCAAGCTGGAAGGCGCGCCCCTGACCCGGTTCATGACCACGCTCAAGGACTATCTCGACTTCTTCGAGAAGGTGGACAAGCACATCCGCGACGAGAAGGTCTCCGAGCTCCTGGCCAGGGCGGAGCTCACCAAGCGGGTGGACTTCGAAGACGAGAAGAAGGCCCCGCCGAAGAAGCTGGTGGCCCTGGAAAAACAGTTCAAAGCCATCGCCAAGGAACAGGGCATCAAGTCCTGCGAGCTGAAGTACGACGACGAGCACAACCTGTGGGAGCTGCACTTCGTGGACGCGCAGGGGGCGGAGCGCATCGTCAACTGGGAGCTGGCGTCCACCCCCGAGTTCCGCCAGATGATGTCCAAGTACTCGCAGATCAAGGAGTACCTGGAGCCGCCATTCGTGGTCCAGGCGGTGGCCAAGAACGGCGGCGCCAACGCCGAAGAGGAGAGCGACGCCGAGAAGGCCGACCGCGAGAAGGCCGCCAAGAAGACCTCCAAGGGCGACGTGGTCGCGAAGAAGAAGACCGCAGCCATGGAAGAGGTCGAAAAGCAGACGGCGCGCGACCTCTTCGAATACGTCCTCAACGAGGGCCGCAAGGACTTCACCGTCAAGCGCTACAAAGGGCTGGGCGAGATGAACTCGGAGCAGCTGTGGGAGACGACCATGGACCCGGAGCGGCGAACGCTGATGTCGGTAAAGCTCGAGGACATCGCCGAGACCGAGACCATCTTCTCGACGCTGATGGGCGAGGACGTCGAAGCGCGGCGGAAATTCATCGAAGAGAATGCCCTCGACGTGAAGAACCTGGATATCTAG
- a CDS encoding tetratricopeptide repeat protein — MRDRLLATVFLLITASAAHAGLPPMNAEKWRQDLRYFAAEAPKNHKNLFHAMTREQFEAAVRQLDARIPELNDDQVVAELARIVALIHDGHTYIPFGREPVDYPRLPLRFEILQDGIVVRAAEPKYSGLVGGKLLSMDGRSAGEIFHAVAELAPRDNEMTIRSRTPLLLSTPAILHGLGLISSTEQIKIAVEKGGKKIEQAVTSVPQPPENRHGWIPDASWVQVPLPLYLRHPDDNYWFEYLPDSRTLYVQWNTIQHKREEPVAQFFRRVFAFADTTPVDRLVLDLRLNGGGNNYLNTEPIKAILRSPLNQRGKFFVLIGPRTFSAAQNLTNILHKYSEAEWVGEPTGASPNSFGDPAPLTLPNSKLQVYLSTLWWQDLDERDKRPWQAPDVAIEPTVSDFAAGRDPVMEAVLHWQERPSLVETARSAAQRKDYGGLRRAFQAFRTDPTNKYASFENEFNNLGYELLNAGDTEGAIEVFKINVEAYTESWNVYDSLGEAYRKAGQKALAIANYEKSVQLNPRNRGGEAALQQLRAQK, encoded by the coding sequence ATGCGTGACCGCCTGCTCGCCACCGTTTTCCTGCTGATCACCGCTTCCGCCGCCCATGCCGGACTTCCCCCCATGAATGCCGAGAAGTGGCGGCAGGACCTGCGCTACTTCGCCGCCGAAGCTCCCAAGAACCACAAGAATCTCTTCCATGCCATGACCCGCGAGCAGTTCGAGGCCGCAGTGCGGCAGCTGGACGCGCGCATCCCCGAACTGAACGACGACCAGGTGGTCGCCGAGCTGGCGCGGATCGTGGCCCTGATCCACGACGGGCATACCTACATCCCCTTCGGCCGCGAGCCGGTAGATTACCCGCGGCTGCCACTGCGCTTCGAGATCCTGCAGGACGGGATCGTGGTGCGCGCCGCCGAGCCGAAATATTCCGGACTCGTCGGCGGGAAGCTGCTCAGCATGGACGGCCGGAGCGCCGGCGAGATCTTCCACGCGGTGGCTGAACTGGCTCCCCGTGACAACGAGATGACCATCCGCTCGCGCACGCCACTGCTACTGTCGACGCCGGCGATCCTGCACGGACTTGGCCTCATCTCCAGCACCGAGCAGATCAAGATCGCTGTCGAGAAGGGCGGGAAGAAGATCGAGCAGGCCGTGACCTCGGTCCCCCAGCCGCCGGAGAACCGCCACGGTTGGATCCCCGATGCGAGCTGGGTGCAGGTGCCACTGCCGCTGTACCTGCGCCATCCCGATGACAACTACTGGTTCGAGTACTTGCCGGATTCGCGCACGCTGTACGTCCAGTGGAACACCATCCAGCACAAGAGGGAAGAGCCGGTGGCCCAGTTCTTCCGCCGGGTGTTTGCCTTTGCGGACACCACGCCAGTCGATCGCCTGGTGCTCGACTTGAGGCTGAATGGCGGCGGAAACAACTACCTGAACACCGAACCCATCAAGGCCATCCTGCGCTCGCCGCTGAACCAGCGCGGCAAGTTCTTCGTCCTGATAGGGCCGCGAACGTTCTCCGCCGCCCAGAACCTGACCAACATCCTGCACAAGTACAGCGAGGCGGAGTGGGTGGGGGAGCCGACAGGCGCCTCGCCCAACAGCTTCGGCGACCCGGCTCCGCTCACGCTGCCCAACAGCAAGCTCCAGGTCTATCTCTCGACGTTGTGGTGGCAGGACCTGGACGAGCGCGACAAGCGTCCCTGGCAGGCGCCCGACGTCGCCATAGAGCCCACGGTCAGCGATTTTGCCGCCGGGCGCGACCCGGTGATGGAAGCGGTGCTGCACTGGCAGGAACGGCCGTCGCTGGTCGAGACCGCGCGTTCCGCCGCGCAGCGCAAGGATTACGGCGGCCTCCGGAGAGCCTTCCAGGCTTTCCGCACCGACCCCACCAACAAGTACGCCAGTTTCGAGAACGAGTTCAACAACCTGGGATACGAACTGCTGAACGCGGGGGACACCGAGGGCGCCATCGAGGTGTTCAAGATCAACGTCGAGGCTTATACGGAGTCCTGGAACGTCTATGACAGTCTGGGCGAGGCTTACAGGAAGGCGGGGCAGAAGGCGCTGGCCATCGCCAATTACGAGAAGTCAGTGCAGCTCAATCCGCGGAACCGCGGAGGCGAGGCCGCCCTGCAACAGCTACGGGCACAGAAATGA